One window of Lytechinus variegatus isolate NC3 chromosome 2, Lvar_3.0, whole genome shotgun sequence genomic DNA carries:
- the LOC121408201 gene encoding serine/threonine-protein kinase unc-51-like isoform X2 encodes MEHVDEYEYNKKDIIGHGAFAIVFKGREKKRPDLTVAIKCINKKNLSKSQTFPEKEIEILKELHHENVVSLHHFKETASSLYMVMEFCNGGDLADYLHIKGTLSEDTIRFFLGQIASAMKAIHEKGIIHRDLKPQNLLLSHNSKHKVPLPNEIHLKIADFGFARFLEGDMMAATLCGSPLYMAPEVITSQHYDAKADLWSIGTILFQCLTGSAPFKAPNPPELKKLYMKARTLDPNIPPGTSKALQNLLVRLLKRNQKDRIEFDDFFNHDFLGKNMKSTSTSPMPVPSRTYSFSSDSPGERRSLSVSPLSGNMPISSPEEPSPSSVGCGTRGYSTSPLAAPPMMSANRPSAAKGLQEKLGLSSGMGSSDLVEDDFVIVQPNLVSELSYETSGASINVQTTTDVITIRSNSSPIMSSSRGHSVQPKSSTSPVSGRTMAAVVRRKLPSPSERPSSLPISSSPSTSPSSGRHRMSPKQQSPSSLISPSRIHAQAGGVENKPPSPVQVTGLASPGSQYNPGVIHKYYKFHASPTSPSPSPPHIPRVSTDPSMSSQGLGLYRGSSPQSQGSGTSPTNIPSPARRKLSSPARSSPQFFTGPSSLPTIAGSPTKKGIGNEIRFTIGTHCISPSEPLNMPFAKSRRVRASSCCLEGEGVDTSDSPGRDALIPRSASSSRLSEPLCLKTAFDNLAMNPGSSIEGIPGAIAASPPMNPTSFYIGSQSRRSSVLTEGSPSSQGSMTFATSPPNMEGPISFVAPELPEETILAPEHTETVDRLNVILGIVEAIVEVAKSRSVPLAESIYNQGSSIFSNSQVCFVSENYRLAEQLVLYTRSLELLNAALTMAKEEFSAARLKPSNAVKTVLQDLNRVYHLCLTKSRQLCEGSPLQSLDIDLNTAMITADKLMYSYAIEQCQSAGMDEMFGNSQECFQRYRTAQMLLHGLCLQAGTDHDRNLLLKFKNALDQRLLFLERQQPAATPMIGHL; translated from the exons ATGGAGCACGTTGATGAGTACGAGTACAATAAGAAGGATATAATTGGGCATGGAGCTTTCGCGATTGTTTTCAAAGGAAGGGAGAAGAAG AGACCCGACCTTACAGTTGCCATCAAGTGTATCAACAAGAAGAACCTGTCTAAATCACAGACTTTCCCTGAGAAggagattgaaatattgaag GAGTTACATCATGAAAATGTGGTGTCTCTACATCATTTCAAG GAGACGGCCTCCTCTCTATACATGGTCATGGAGTTCTGTAATGGCGGAGACCTTGCTGATTATCTACATA TCAAGGGTACGTTAAGCGAGGACACCATCCGATTCTTCCTCGGCCAGATAG CTTCTGCGATGAAAGCTATCCATGAGAAAGGGATCATCCATCGAGATCTCAAGCCTCAGAACCTCCTCCTCAGTCATAACAGCAAGCACAAAGTACCTCTACCAAATGAGATACATCTTAAAATAG CTGACTTTGGATTTGCTAGGTTTCTTGAAGGTGACATGATGGCTGCTACACTTTGTGGGTCCCCTCTCTATATG GCTCCTGAAGTGATCACATCGCAGCACTACGATGCTAAGGCTGATCTGTGGAGTATAGGAACCATTCTCTTTCAGTGTCTTACTGGTAGTGCACCCTTTAAAGCACCCAACCCTCCTGAACTCAAGAAGCTCTATATGAAGGCCAGGACTTTGGATCCTAA CATACCACCAGGAACATCCAAGGCACTTCAAAACTTGTTGGTCAGACTCCTCAAGAGAAACCAAAAAGACAGGATAGAATTTG ATGACTTTTTCAACCATGACTTTTTAGGAAAGAATATGAAATCTACCTCAA CTTCCCCAATGCCAGTCCCAAGCCGGACCTACAGCTTCAGCTCTGACTCACCGGGCGAGAGGCGCTCCCTGTCCGTCTCCCCGCTCTCAGGGAACATGCCCATCTCATCCCCTGAAGAGCCGTCTCCATCATCGGTCGGGTGTGGTACCAGGGGGTACAGTACCAGTCCTCTAGCTGCCCCGCCCATGATGTCAGCAAACAGACCTTCCGCTGCCAAGGGACTGCAGGAGAAGCTGGGACTTTCATCAGGAATGGGCTCTTCGGATTTAGTTGAAGAT GATTTTGTGATAGTACAGCCGAACCTTGTATCAGAATTATCAT ATGAAACTAGTGGTGCTAGCATTAATGTGCAAACTACAACAGATGTCATTACAATAAGAAG CAATTCTTCCCCAATCATGTCAAGTAGTAGAGGTCACTCTGTCCAGCCAAAGTCCAGTACAAGCCCGGTGTCCGGCAGGACTATGGCTGCAGTGGTCAGAAGGAAACTGCCCTCTCCAAGTGAAAG GCCAAGTAGCTTGCCAATTTCGTCGAGTCCGTCAACGAGTCCTAGTAGCGGTAGACATCGAATGAGTCCTAAGCAGCAGTCTCCTTCATCTCTGATCTCACCAAGCAGGATACATGCACAG GCTGGAGGAGTGGAGAATAAACCACCTAGTCCTGTACAAGTTACTGGATTAGCCTCACCGGGCAGTCAGTACA ATCCAGGAGTCATTCACAAGTACTACAAGTTTCATGCATCGCCCACGTCCCCTTCGCCGTCACCTCCTCATATCCCTAGGGTTTCAACAGATCCAAGCATGTCCTCTCAAGGGTTGGGGCTTTACAGAGGCTCCTCCCCTCAATCGCAGGGGTCGGGGACTTCCCCTACCAACATTCCATCACCGGCTAGAAGGAAGT TATCATCACCTGCAAGGAGTTCTCCTCAGTTCTTTACTGGTCCTTCCTCACTACCGACCATCGCTGGTTCACCGACCAAGAAAGGCATTGGTAATGAGATCAGATTCACCATAGGAACGCATTGCATCAGTCCATCAGAG CCTCTGAACATGCCCTTTGCCAAGTCCCGTCGTGTGAGGGCATCCTCTTGCTGCTTGGAAGGAGAGGGAGTGGACACCTCGGATTCTCCTGGACGTGATGCTCTGATCCCAAGGAGTGCTAGCTCTAGTCGTCTCTCTGAGCCGTTATGCCTCAAGACTGCCTTTGATAACCTGGCTATGAATCCTGGCAGCAGCATAGAAGGGATACCAG GTGCTATCGCTGCTAGTCCCCCGATGAATCCAACCAGTTTCTACATAGGTAGCCAATCACGGCGGAGCTCAGTGCTGACCGAGGGGTCACCTTCAAGTCAAGGGTCAATGACCTTTGCCACCTCACCTCCTAATATGGAGGGACCTATCTCATTTGTTGCTCCAGAGCTTCCAGAGGAAACAATCCTAGCT CCGGAGCACACAGAAACTGTAGATAGGCTAAATGTTATTCTTGGTATCGTGGAGGCGATTGTAGAGGTGGCGAAGTCAAGAAGCGTTCCCCTAGCAGAATCTATCTACAATCAAGGCTCATCTATCTTTAGCAACTCACAAGTCTGCTTTGTCAGTGAGAACTATAG GTTGGCTGAACAGCTTGTTTTGTATACCCGTTCTCTTGAGCTACTCAATGCTGCTCTTACCATGGCCAAAGAAGAATTCAGCGCAGCGAGGTTAAAACCCTCAAATGCAGTCAAAACAG TCCTTCAGGATCTAAATCGTGTCTACCATCTCTGCCTGACAAAGAGCCGTCAACTCTGTGAAGGGAGCCCTCTGCAGTCCTTAGACATCGATCTGAACACTGCAATGATCACTGCTGATAAGCTGATGTACAGCTATGCCATTGAACAGTGCCAGTCTGCCGGTATGGATGAGATGTTTGGCAACTCGCAAGAG TGCTTTCAACGATATCGAACTGCTCAAATGCTGCTTCATGGGCTCTGTCTTCAGGCTGGGACAGATCATGACAGAAATCTACTCTTGAAAT TTAAAAATGCCCTTGACCAAAGACTGCTTTTCCTTGAGAGACAACAGCCTGCTGCAACTCCGATGATTGGCCATCTCTAG
- the LOC121408201 gene encoding serine/threonine-protein kinase ULK2-like isoform X1, with the protein MEHVDEYEYNKKDIIGHGAFAIVFKGREKKRPDLTVAIKCINKKNLSKSQTFPEKEIEILKELHHENVVSLHHFKETASSLYMVMEFCNGGDLADYLHIKGTLSEDTIRFFLGQIASAMKAIHEKGIIHRDLKPQNLLLSHNSKHKVPLPNEIHLKIADFGFARFLEGDMMAATLCGSPLYMAPEVITSQHYDAKADLWSIGTILFQCLTGSAPFKAPNPPELKKLYMKARTLDPNIPPGTSKALQNLLVRLLKRNQKDRIEFDDFFNHDFLGKNMKSTSTSPMPVPSRTYSFSSDSPGERRSLSVSPLSGNMPISSPEEPSPSSVGCGTRGYSTSPLAAPPMMSANRPSAAKGLQEKLGLSSGMGSSDLVEDDFVIVQPNLVSELSYETSGASINVQTTTDVITIRSNSSPIMSSSRGHSVQPKSSTSPVSGRTMAAVVRRKLPSPSERPSSLPISSSPSTSPSSGRHRMSPKQQSPSSLISPSRIHAQIRHSYSSSGGSPVGSPNQRRRLLSPNQSPSLARHCILTQAGGVENKPPSPVQVTGLASPGSQYNPGVIHKYYKFHASPTSPSPSPPHIPRVSTDPSMSSQGLGLYRGSSPQSQGSGTSPTNIPSPARRKLSSPARSSPQFFTGPSSLPTIAGSPTKKGIGNEIRFTIGTHCISPSEPLNMPFAKSRRVRASSCCLEGEGVDTSDSPGRDALIPRSASSSRLSEPLCLKTAFDNLAMNPGSSIEGIPGAIAASPPMNPTSFYIGSQSRRSSVLTEGSPSSQGSMTFATSPPNMEGPISFVAPELPEETILAPEHTETVDRLNVILGIVEAIVEVAKSRSVPLAESIYNQGSSIFSNSQVCFVSENYRLAEQLVLYTRSLELLNAALTMAKEEFSAARLKPSNAVKTVLQDLNRVYHLCLTKSRQLCEGSPLQSLDIDLNTAMITADKLMYSYAIEQCQSAGMDEMFGNSQECFQRYRTAQMLLHGLCLQAGTDHDRNLLLKFKNALDQRLLFLERQQPAATPMIGHL; encoded by the exons ATGGAGCACGTTGATGAGTACGAGTACAATAAGAAGGATATAATTGGGCATGGAGCTTTCGCGATTGTTTTCAAAGGAAGGGAGAAGAAG AGACCCGACCTTACAGTTGCCATCAAGTGTATCAACAAGAAGAACCTGTCTAAATCACAGACTTTCCCTGAGAAggagattgaaatattgaag GAGTTACATCATGAAAATGTGGTGTCTCTACATCATTTCAAG GAGACGGCCTCCTCTCTATACATGGTCATGGAGTTCTGTAATGGCGGAGACCTTGCTGATTATCTACATA TCAAGGGTACGTTAAGCGAGGACACCATCCGATTCTTCCTCGGCCAGATAG CTTCTGCGATGAAAGCTATCCATGAGAAAGGGATCATCCATCGAGATCTCAAGCCTCAGAACCTCCTCCTCAGTCATAACAGCAAGCACAAAGTACCTCTACCAAATGAGATACATCTTAAAATAG CTGACTTTGGATTTGCTAGGTTTCTTGAAGGTGACATGATGGCTGCTACACTTTGTGGGTCCCCTCTCTATATG GCTCCTGAAGTGATCACATCGCAGCACTACGATGCTAAGGCTGATCTGTGGAGTATAGGAACCATTCTCTTTCAGTGTCTTACTGGTAGTGCACCCTTTAAAGCACCCAACCCTCCTGAACTCAAGAAGCTCTATATGAAGGCCAGGACTTTGGATCCTAA CATACCACCAGGAACATCCAAGGCACTTCAAAACTTGTTGGTCAGACTCCTCAAGAGAAACCAAAAAGACAGGATAGAATTTG ATGACTTTTTCAACCATGACTTTTTAGGAAAGAATATGAAATCTACCTCAA CTTCCCCAATGCCAGTCCCAAGCCGGACCTACAGCTTCAGCTCTGACTCACCGGGCGAGAGGCGCTCCCTGTCCGTCTCCCCGCTCTCAGGGAACATGCCCATCTCATCCCCTGAAGAGCCGTCTCCATCATCGGTCGGGTGTGGTACCAGGGGGTACAGTACCAGTCCTCTAGCTGCCCCGCCCATGATGTCAGCAAACAGACCTTCCGCTGCCAAGGGACTGCAGGAGAAGCTGGGACTTTCATCAGGAATGGGCTCTTCGGATTTAGTTGAAGAT GATTTTGTGATAGTACAGCCGAACCTTGTATCAGAATTATCAT ATGAAACTAGTGGTGCTAGCATTAATGTGCAAACTACAACAGATGTCATTACAATAAGAAG CAATTCTTCCCCAATCATGTCAAGTAGTAGAGGTCACTCTGTCCAGCCAAAGTCCAGTACAAGCCCGGTGTCCGGCAGGACTATGGCTGCAGTGGTCAGAAGGAAACTGCCCTCTCCAAGTGAAAG GCCAAGTAGCTTGCCAATTTCGTCGAGTCCGTCAACGAGTCCTAGTAGCGGTAGACATCGAATGAGTCCTAAGCAGCAGTCTCCTTCATCTCTGATCTCACCAAGCAGGATACATGCACAG ATTAGACACTCGTATAGTAGCAGTGGTGGCAGCCCCGTAGGCAGCCCCAACCAACGGAGACGACTTCTAAGTCCTAACCAATCCCCTTCGTTGGCTAGACATTGCATTCTAACCCAG GCTGGAGGAGTGGAGAATAAACCACCTAGTCCTGTACAAGTTACTGGATTAGCCTCACCGGGCAGTCAGTACA ATCCAGGAGTCATTCACAAGTACTACAAGTTTCATGCATCGCCCACGTCCCCTTCGCCGTCACCTCCTCATATCCCTAGGGTTTCAACAGATCCAAGCATGTCCTCTCAAGGGTTGGGGCTTTACAGAGGCTCCTCCCCTCAATCGCAGGGGTCGGGGACTTCCCCTACCAACATTCCATCACCGGCTAGAAGGAAGT TATCATCACCTGCAAGGAGTTCTCCTCAGTTCTTTACTGGTCCTTCCTCACTACCGACCATCGCTGGTTCACCGACCAAGAAAGGCATTGGTAATGAGATCAGATTCACCATAGGAACGCATTGCATCAGTCCATCAGAG CCTCTGAACATGCCCTTTGCCAAGTCCCGTCGTGTGAGGGCATCCTCTTGCTGCTTGGAAGGAGAGGGAGTGGACACCTCGGATTCTCCTGGACGTGATGCTCTGATCCCAAGGAGTGCTAGCTCTAGTCGTCTCTCTGAGCCGTTATGCCTCAAGACTGCCTTTGATAACCTGGCTATGAATCCTGGCAGCAGCATAGAAGGGATACCAG GTGCTATCGCTGCTAGTCCCCCGATGAATCCAACCAGTTTCTACATAGGTAGCCAATCACGGCGGAGCTCAGTGCTGACCGAGGGGTCACCTTCAAGTCAAGGGTCAATGACCTTTGCCACCTCACCTCCTAATATGGAGGGACCTATCTCATTTGTTGCTCCAGAGCTTCCAGAGGAAACAATCCTAGCT CCGGAGCACACAGAAACTGTAGATAGGCTAAATGTTATTCTTGGTATCGTGGAGGCGATTGTAGAGGTGGCGAAGTCAAGAAGCGTTCCCCTAGCAGAATCTATCTACAATCAAGGCTCATCTATCTTTAGCAACTCACAAGTCTGCTTTGTCAGTGAGAACTATAG GTTGGCTGAACAGCTTGTTTTGTATACCCGTTCTCTTGAGCTACTCAATGCTGCTCTTACCATGGCCAAAGAAGAATTCAGCGCAGCGAGGTTAAAACCCTCAAATGCAGTCAAAACAG TCCTTCAGGATCTAAATCGTGTCTACCATCTCTGCCTGACAAAGAGCCGTCAACTCTGTGAAGGGAGCCCTCTGCAGTCCTTAGACATCGATCTGAACACTGCAATGATCACTGCTGATAAGCTGATGTACAGCTATGCCATTGAACAGTGCCAGTCTGCCGGTATGGATGAGATGTTTGGCAACTCGCAAGAG TGCTTTCAACGATATCGAACTGCTCAAATGCTGCTTCATGGGCTCTGTCTTCAGGCTGGGACAGATCATGACAGAAATCTACTCTTGAAAT TTAAAAATGCCCTTGACCAAAGACTGCTTTTCCTTGAGAGACAACAGCCTGCTGCAACTCCGATGATTGGCCATCTCTAG